In Nocardioides sp., the following proteins share a genomic window:
- a CDS encoding L-aspartate oxidase, translated as MDTLQIPQRLHAPEPGWTVDADVVVVGSGIAGLTAALRLDAAMPEAKILVVTKDALNAGSTQWAQGGIAAALGPGDTPDQHEHDTLVAGAGACDVEAVRALVTEGPDAVRELIALGANFDHNPDGELSLTREGGHHRDRIAHAGGDATGAEIQRALIAAVERAPEIEVISHALVIDLLLAEDGGVAGVTLHVMGEGQPHGVGAIHARAVVLASGGLGQVFAQTTNPRVATGDGMAVAYRAGAVLRDLEFVQFHPTVMYLGPDSQGQQPLISEAVRGEGAFLVDWDGDRFMQGQHELADLAPRDVVAKAITRRMLETDKPHMWLDARHLGKEFWEKRFPTILSVCLEHGVDPATDLIPVAPAQHYASGGVATDLWGRTSVPGLYATGEVACSGVHGANRLASNSLLEGLVFSRRIADALPDEIRPASPPAVDARPQSIVGWTVRTAISQEMTLYSGVLRSAESLAATVDSLPKLAQVSGPAVTASWEASNLITVSLALTEAARMREETRGSHWREDFPERDDARFAGHVDVVMGDAGRPRLTFQPAPSTDPSTEALKEPR; from the coding sequence ATGGACACACTGCAGATCCCGCAACGCCTCCACGCTCCCGAACCGGGGTGGACCGTCGATGCGGACGTGGTGGTCGTGGGTTCGGGCATCGCCGGGCTCACCGCGGCGCTGCGTCTGGACGCCGCGATGCCTGAGGCCAAGATCCTGGTCGTCACCAAGGACGCACTCAACGCCGGCTCCACTCAATGGGCCCAGGGCGGGATCGCCGCAGCACTCGGTCCTGGAGACACCCCCGATCAGCACGAACACGACACGCTCGTCGCGGGCGCAGGCGCCTGCGATGTCGAGGCCGTACGCGCGCTGGTCACCGAAGGCCCCGATGCCGTCCGGGAACTCATCGCCCTGGGCGCCAACTTCGACCACAACCCTGACGGCGAACTCTCCCTGACCCGTGAGGGCGGCCATCACCGCGACCGGATCGCGCACGCCGGGGGAGACGCGACCGGAGCCGAGATCCAGCGCGCGTTGATCGCCGCGGTCGAACGCGCCCCCGAGATCGAGGTGATCTCGCACGCCCTGGTGATCGATCTGCTGCTCGCCGAGGACGGAGGCGTTGCCGGGGTCACGCTGCACGTGATGGGCGAGGGCCAGCCGCACGGCGTCGGCGCGATCCACGCCCGGGCCGTCGTGCTGGCCAGCGGAGGACTCGGCCAGGTCTTCGCACAGACCACCAACCCGCGCGTGGCGACAGGTGACGGCATGGCGGTGGCCTATCGAGCCGGTGCGGTGCTGCGTGACCTGGAGTTCGTCCAGTTCCACCCGACAGTGATGTATCTAGGGCCCGACTCGCAAGGTCAACAGCCGCTGATCTCCGAGGCGGTGCGAGGCGAGGGCGCGTTCCTGGTCGACTGGGACGGGGATCGCTTCATGCAAGGCCAGCACGAACTCGCCGACCTCGCCCCGCGCGACGTGGTCGCCAAGGCGATCACGCGTCGCATGTTGGAGACCGACAAGCCGCACATGTGGCTCGATGCGCGCCACCTCGGCAAGGAGTTCTGGGAGAAGCGGTTCCCGACGATCCTCAGCGTCTGCTTGGAGCACGGTGTCGACCCGGCGACCGACCTGATCCCCGTGGCGCCCGCGCAGCACTACGCCTCAGGTGGGGTCGCGACCGACCTGTGGGGGCGTACGTCCGTCCCCGGTCTCTACGCCACCGGTGAGGTCGCCTGCTCGGGTGTGCACGGCGCCAACCGACTCGCCTCCAACTCGTTGCTCGAAGGGCTGGTCTTCTCCCGGCGGATCGCCGACGCGCTGCCCGACGAGATCCGCCCCGCCTCACCACCGGCGGTCGATGCGCGTCCACAGTCGATTGTCGGCTGGACCGTACGTACGGCGATCTCGCAGGAGATGACGCTGTATTCAGGCGTACTGCGATCCGCCGAATCCCTGGCCGCGACAGTCGACTCATTGCCCAAGCTCGCTCAGGTGAGTGGCCCCGCAGTCACCGCGAGTTGGGAGGCGTCCAACCTGATCACGGTGTCGCTGGCTTTGACCGAGGCGGCGCGAATGCGTGAGGAGACTCGTGGCTCGCACTGGCGCGAGGACTTCCCCGAACGTGACGATGCGCGCTTCGCCGGCCACGTCGACGTGGTGATGGGCGACGCCGGTCGGCCCCGGCTCACGTTCCAGCCGGCACCCAGTACGGACCCCTCCACCGAAGCGCTCAAGGAGCCCCGATGA
- the panD gene encoding aspartate 1-decarboxylase, translating into MLRTMMKSKIHRATVTQADLHYVGSVTVDEDLLDAADLLPGELVHIVDVTNGARLETYTIAGERGTGVLGINGAAARLVHPGDCVILIAYAQMETEEAKAFQPHVVFVDHDNKVMATGYDPAETFGDPKLSRGDKIQL; encoded by the coding sequence ATGTTGCGCACGATGATGAAGAGCAAGATCCACCGCGCCACGGTCACCCAGGCCGACCTGCACTACGTCGGCTCGGTGACCGTCGACGAGGATCTGCTCGACGCCGCCGACCTGCTGCCCGGCGAATTGGTGCACATCGTCGATGTCACCAACGGTGCCCGGCTGGAGACGTACACGATCGCCGGTGAGCGCGGCACCGGCGTGCTGGGCATCAACGGCGCCGCGGCGCGGCTCGTACATCCAGGTGACTGCGTGATCCTGATCGCGTACGCCCAGATGGAGACCGAGGAGGCCAAGGCATTCCAGCCCCACGTCGTCTTCGTCGATCACGACAACAAGGTCATGGCCACGGGTTATGACCCGGCCGAGACCTTCGGTGACCCGAAGCTCAGTCGGGGCGACAAGATCCAACTCTGA
- a CDS encoding DUF2520 domain-containing protein produces MNSSATPLRIGAVGAGRVGAVLAAAFASAGHEIVAVAGESDASRARAEALLPGVPLDKPSAVAKACDLLLLTVPDDMLGNVVTMLAASGALREGQYVAHTSGAHGLAVLAPAVAVGAKPIALHPAMTFTGTEVDLPRLDGCVFGVTAEPGERALVDRLVKDLRGRPMWVPEANRTLYHASLAHGANHLVTLVAQAMELLSAAGAEDSEITPADTLRPLLTAALDNALRDGDSALTGPIVRGDANTVSAHLDAISQAAPHTLESYVSLADNTLDRVVTDGRVLPIRAAKIRSMLRASVATLRTRLGVR; encoded by the coding sequence ATGAACTCTTCCGCGACCCCGTTGCGCATCGGCGCAGTCGGTGCCGGCCGTGTGGGTGCCGTGTTGGCTGCCGCCTTCGCCAGCGCCGGGCACGAGATCGTCGCCGTCGCGGGTGAGTCCGATGCCTCGCGCGCCCGCGCGGAGGCGTTGCTGCCGGGCGTACCTCTCGACAAGCCCAGTGCCGTCGCCAAGGCCTGCGACCTGCTGCTGCTCACGGTGCCCGATGACATGTTGGGCAACGTCGTCACGATGCTCGCCGCCAGTGGCGCGTTGCGAGAGGGGCAGTACGTCGCCCACACCTCGGGCGCGCACGGCCTGGCAGTCCTCGCCCCAGCGGTGGCAGTCGGCGCCAAGCCGATCGCGTTGCACCCCGCGATGACGTTCACCGGCACCGAAGTGGACCTGCCCCGACTCGACGGCTGCGTCTTCGGCGTGACCGCCGAGCCGGGCGAGCGCGCACTGGTCGACCGGCTGGTCAAAGACCTGCGTGGTCGGCCGATGTGGGTGCCCGAGGCCAACCGGACGCTCTATCACGCATCGCTGGCCCACGGCGCCAACCACCTGGTCACCCTCGTGGCCCAGGCGATGGAACTGCTCTCGGCCGCCGGTGCCGAAGACTCCGAGATCACCCCGGCCGACACCCTGCGTCCCCTGCTCACCGCGGCTCTCGACAACGCGCTGCGCGACGGCGACTCGGCGCTGACCGGACCGATCGTGCGCGGGGATGCCAACACCGTGTCGGCGCACCTGGACGCGATCTCACAGGCCGCCCCGCACACACTGGAGTCGTACGTCAGCCTCGCCGACAACACCCTCGACCGCGTCGTCACAGACGGACGCGTGCTGCCGATCCGCGCGGCCAAGATCCGCAGCATGTTGCGCGCCTCGGTCGCGACCCTGCGGACGCGCCTCGGGGTCCGCTGA
- the nadC gene encoding carboxylating nicotinate-nucleotide diphosphorylase: MTPFADLPRPLIAELADAGLDPRAVYEHIAYALSEDLPGGSVDVTSTATIPADQRTVGHFNARGPGVVAGLGVAELVFRVVLGDDVEITERVADGTHVAAGDRVLSVTGPTRGLLTAERTALNFACHLSGVATATSHWVAALEGTHAKVLDTRKTLPGWRALQKYAVRCGGGVNHRFSLSDMAMVKDNHVIAAGGVVPALEAVRREFPGVPVEVEVTDLDQLRELLDAGCERILLDNMDSATMTEAVEITAGRALLEASGGLTLERAREVAQTGVDFISVGALTHSVIVFDLGMDLVEG, translated from the coding sequence ATGACCCCGTTTGCCGACCTGCCGCGGCCCCTGATCGCAGAACTCGCCGACGCGGGCCTGGACCCGCGCGCGGTCTACGAGCACATCGCGTACGCCCTCAGCGAGGACCTGCCCGGCGGCTCCGTCGACGTCACCAGCACCGCGACGATCCCGGCCGATCAGCGGACCGTCGGACACTTCAACGCGCGCGGCCCCGGTGTGGTCGCGGGTCTCGGGGTCGCCGAACTGGTCTTTCGAGTCGTTCTCGGTGACGACGTCGAGATCACCGAACGCGTCGCCGACGGCACTCACGTGGCGGCGGGCGACCGCGTCCTCAGCGTCACCGGCCCGACGCGCGGGCTGCTGACAGCCGAGCGTACGGCTCTCAACTTCGCCTGCCATCTCTCCGGCGTCGCCACCGCGACGTCGCACTGGGTGGCCGCCCTGGAGGGCACCCACGCCAAGGTGCTCGACACCCGCAAGACACTGCCGGGCTGGCGGGCCCTGCAGAAGTACGCCGTGCGGTGCGGCGGAGGCGTCAACCACCGCTTCTCCCTGTCCGACATGGCGATGGTCAAGGACAACCATGTGATCGCTGCCGGGGGAGTCGTGCCCGCCTTGGAGGCCGTACGCCGAGAGTTCCCGGGCGTGCCGGTCGAGGTCGAGGTCACCGATCTCGACCAACTGCGCGAGTTGTTGGACGCCGGGTGCGAACGGATCCTGCTCGACAACATGGATTCAGCCACGATGACCGAGGCGGTCGAGATCACTGCGGGGCGAGCGCTTCTGGAGGCCTCGGGTGGTCTGACCTTGGAGCGTGCTCGGGAGGTCGCGCAGACCGGCGTCGATTTCATCTCCGTCGGAGCGCTGACGCATTCGGTGATCGTGTTCGACCTCGGTATGGATCTTGTGGAGGGCTGA
- a CDS encoding stealth family protein gives MGEVFVVSGAFQPARVVRGFALIAAQLPNWRMEFVDVGKQAGRIRAVARKTGVLDRVAVRDSAPREGQLNGPGGPTQRPGRGNSTLRAGVFGWPVEAIASELLSLAAAGGPVSLVLVEAPGVVTVEIATARPAAETTPAMARAELLQRALAAADSAVAFVVPARGDAPPIVVVPAESGAPVLFQFGVADAAGVLLTPPRAADSPDHLSAGADVRLELWPRGLDGTLLAPSVNHVTRKVPTGERLVDSVVSGLPVETLPLLATPAPDASRFEIDVVYTWVDGEDPEWLARRAPRLGVTSDERSAGEARYRSRDELRYSMRSVHLFAPWVRRIHLVTDQQVPSWLAADERVNVVDHRDILDESVLPTFNSHAIETALHRIEGLSEHFVYFNDDVLLGRPVTPDLFFSPGGLPAAYVSHLTLDLEGSDDRPYAMAAFHNRRLLLERFGVAITHTMRHTPHPHRRSTLELIEAEFPDAIARTAAAPFRATTDVSLLSSLAQHYGLLSGLAVVGDAVDEFVDLSEANVKPRLAALRARDFDFLCLGDHHAYALPIERVDEMLADFLTAYYPVRAPWERA, from the coding sequence GTGGGCGAGGTCTTCGTCGTCTCGGGGGCCTTCCAGCCGGCCCGGGTCGTACGAGGGTTCGCGCTGATCGCTGCGCAGTTGCCGAACTGGCGGATGGAGTTCGTCGACGTCGGGAAACAGGCCGGTCGGATTCGGGCGGTTGCGCGCAAGACGGGGGTGCTCGATCGGGTCGCCGTGCGGGACTCAGCGCCCCGGGAGGGCCAACTCAACGGCCCGGGAGGGCCAACTCAACGCCCCGGGAGGGGCAACTCAACGTTGCGGGCGGGGGTGTTCGGGTGGCCGGTCGAGGCGATCGCGAGCGAGTTGCTCAGTCTCGCGGCAGCGGGCGGACCCGTCTCCTTAGTCCTCGTCGAGGCGCCGGGGGTCGTCACTGTGGAGATCGCGACAGCACGACCTGCCGCCGAGACGACGCCCGCGATGGCGCGGGCAGAGCTGCTCCAGCGCGCGTTGGCCGCCGCTGACTCAGCCGTTGCGTTCGTGGTGCCCGCGCGCGGCGACGCCCCGCCGATCGTGGTCGTGCCAGCGGAGTCTGGTGCGCCCGTGCTCTTCCAGTTCGGCGTCGCGGACGCGGCAGGCGTCCTGCTCACCCCACCTCGTGCCGCCGACTCGCCCGACCACCTGAGCGCGGGGGCGGACGTACGCCTGGAGCTCTGGCCGCGCGGGCTCGACGGCACGCTGCTCGCCCCTTCGGTCAACCACGTCACTCGCAAGGTGCCGACGGGCGAACGCCTCGTCGACTCGGTCGTGTCAGGGCTGCCCGTCGAGACGCTGCCGCTGCTGGCCACGCCCGCGCCGGACGCGAGTCGCTTCGAGATCGATGTCGTCTATACCTGGGTGGACGGCGAGGACCCCGAGTGGCTGGCGCGCCGCGCCCCACGGCTCGGGGTGACCAGCGACGAGCGCAGCGCCGGCGAGGCGCGCTATCGCAGTCGGGACGAACTGCGTTATTCGATGCGCAGCGTGCACCTGTTCGCGCCGTGGGTGCGTCGCATCCATCTGGTCACCGATCAGCAGGTGCCGTCCTGGCTGGCGGCCGACGAGCGGGTCAACGTGGTCGACCACCGCGACATCCTCGACGAGTCGGTGTTGCCGACCTTCAACTCACACGCGATCGAGACCGCGTTGCATCGCATCGAGGGGCTGAGCGAGCACTTCGTCTACTTCAACGACGATGTGCTGCTCGGGCGGCCGGTGACGCCCGACCTGTTCTTCTCCCCCGGCGGGCTGCCCGCGGCGTACGTCTCGCATCTCACGCTCGACCTGGAGGGCAGCGACGACCGGCCGTACGCGATGGCCGCCTTCCACAACCGGCGCCTGCTGCTGGAGCGCTTCGGCGTCGCGATCACCCACACGATGCGGCACACCCCGCATCCGCACCGGCGTTCGACGTTGGAGTTGATCGAGGCGGAGTTCCCCGACGCGATCGCGCGGACGGCCGCCGCGCCGTTCAGGGCGACCACCGACGTGTCACTGCTGTCGTCACTGGCTCAGCACTACGGACTGCTGTCGGGTCTTGCCGTGGTCGGGGACGCGGTCGACGAGTTCGTGGATCTGAGTGAGGCCAACGTGAAGCCGCGTCTCGCGGCACTTCGGGCTCGCGACTTCGACTTCCTCTGCCTGGGCGACCACCACGCGTACGCCCTGCCGATCGAGCGGGTCGACGAGATGCTGGCCGACTTCTTGACTGCCTACTACCCCGTGCGTGCGCCCTGGGAGCGGGCTTGA
- a CDS encoding type III pantothenate kinase: MALFCADIGNSHTVAGLLDGGEVLAHWRVATDERRTADEWALLLRGLFDTLKGEAASGFAVCSAVPSVLAEWREMAASHFADMAHVFVEPGIRTGIPIQMDNPREVGSDRIVNALAAASLYTGPAIVVDFGTATTFDVVSVDGKFVGGAIAPGIEISAEALGRRGAQLRRVELVRPRSVIAKNTVEALQSGMLFGTAAQVDGLVTRMIAELGVPRETVTVIATGYLAPLVVSECRSFDEHDPWLTLRGLELVFEKNADQRTI, encoded by the coding sequence ATGGCTCTCTTCTGCGCCGATATCGGCAATAGCCACACGGTGGCGGGACTTCTCGATGGCGGCGAAGTGCTGGCGCATTGGCGGGTGGCGACCGACGAGCGGCGTACGGCCGACGAGTGGGCGTTGCTGTTGCGAGGTCTTTTCGATACCCTGAAGGGTGAAGCCGCGTCCGGATTCGCGGTTTGTAGCGCCGTGCCTTCCGTATTGGCCGAATGGCGCGAAATGGCCGCATCGCATTTTGCTGATATGGCCCACGTCTTCGTCGAGCCCGGCATCCGCACCGGGATTCCCATCCAGATGGACAATCCGCGCGAAGTGGGCTCTGATCGCATCGTCAACGCGCTGGCGGCGGCGAGTTTGTATACGGGTCCTGCCATCGTGGTCGATTTCGGCACCGCGACGACGTTCGACGTGGTGAGCGTGGACGGCAAATTCGTCGGTGGCGCGATCGCTCCGGGGATCGAGATCTCTGCGGAGGCATTGGGGCGACGCGGTGCCCAACTTCGCCGGGTCGAGTTGGTGCGGCCCCGGTCGGTCATTGCCAAGAACACGGTGGAAGCACTCCAATCAGGAATGCTTTTCGGAACTGCGGCACAAGTGGACGGGTTGGTCACACGGATGATCGCCGAACTTGGCGTGCCCCGTGAAACGGTGACGGTGATCGCCACCGGCTATCTGGCGCCACTGGTGGTCAGTGAATGTAGAAGTTTCGACGAGCACGACCCTTGGTTGACATTGCGTGGCCTCGAACTCGTCTTCGAAAAGAACGCGGATCAGCGCACTATTTGA
- a CDS encoding Lsr2 family protein: protein MAQRVNIIFVDDIDGSEGAENITFGLDGVTYEIDLSEANASRLREALAPYVGAARKVSRAAGGRARRTTTAGTGPNPRQVRDWARSNGIEVSDRGRVSADVIAAFEAAN from the coding sequence ATGGCACAGCGTGTGAACATCATCTTCGTCGACGATATCGATGGCTCCGAAGGTGCGGAGAACATCACCTTCGGCCTCGACGGCGTCACCTATGAGATCGACTTGAGCGAGGCCAACGCCTCCCGTTTGCGTGAGGCGCTGGCGCCGTACGTCGGCGCGGCTCGCAAGGTCTCGCGGGCCGCTGGCGGTCGTGCTCGTCGTACGACAACTGCCGGCACCGGTCCCAACCCGCGCCAGGTGCGCGACTGGGCCCGCTCCAACGGCATCGAGGTCTCCGACCGTGGTCGGGTCTCGGCTGACGTGATCGCGGCCTTCGAAGCAGCGAACTGA
- a CDS encoding histidine kinase, translated as MTTYSAPVPVQLASTPLVAAPRRRIPAPFWGIAIVGSVVGTLFWLPVAPRLAGLIPLGPFTSEAHPFLPFWLLSLAMTPLALLMSVWPATALAAPRTAAIASSLGLLPLLFHQVFLAAVVTTVATAMVLMWREPRWAIVPAGLTVVSMAYAIGGRATLAISQWRDIDFVKLLCEGASCRNDYSGTPGYALLWSLGLAIPLALAWWLARQAETAEATRLERQALTVQTAQVDADAAVVAERARLARDLHDVVAHHVSLIAVRAETAPYTLPDTDAQTRAAFTEIAADARLALDELRGVLGILQRADSDDRAPQPTLGDIAALVERARAAGADVTLHGDVDIPIGLGTGYVAYRLVQESLTNARRHAPGAPVRVEVTADGDLVVRVTHPLTGSPAGTPGRGLVGMRERVEALGGLLIAGPVGDEFVVSARLPLRQSALGDSAR; from the coding sequence ATGACCACCTACTCCGCTCCGGTGCCCGTCCAACTCGCGTCGACGCCGCTCGTCGCGGCACCCCGTCGCCGAATCCCGGCTCCGTTCTGGGGCATCGCCATCGTGGGCAGCGTGGTCGGCACGCTGTTCTGGCTGCCTGTCGCCCCGAGGCTCGCAGGGTTGATTCCCCTGGGGCCATTCACAAGCGAAGCGCATCCCTTCCTCCCCTTCTGGCTCCTCTCTTTGGCGATGACTCCGCTGGCGCTGCTGATGAGTGTGTGGCCCGCAACTGCCTTGGCGGCTCCGCGGACCGCAGCCATCGCGTCCAGTCTCGGCCTGCTTCCGTTGTTGTTTCACCAGGTCTTCCTCGCTGCTGTGGTGACCACGGTTGCGACGGCGATGGTGCTGATGTGGCGTGAGCCGCGCTGGGCGATCGTGCCCGCCGGCCTCACCGTCGTGTCCATGGCGTACGCCATCGGTGGCCGAGCGACCCTCGCGATCTCCCAGTGGCGTGACATTGATTTCGTCAAGCTGCTCTGCGAGGGCGCTTCGTGCCGCAACGACTATTCGGGCACGCCCGGCTATGCGCTGCTGTGGAGTCTCGGACTCGCGATCCCGCTCGCCCTCGCCTGGTGGCTGGCCCGGCAGGCCGAGACGGCGGAAGCGACTCGTCTGGAGCGACAGGCACTCACCGTCCAGACCGCACAGGTCGATGCCGACGCGGCGGTCGTGGCCGAACGCGCCCGGCTGGCCCGAGACCTGCACGACGTGGTCGCGCACCACGTCTCGCTGATCGCCGTACGCGCCGAGACCGCGCCCTACACCCTGCCCGACACCGACGCGCAGACTCGGGCCGCGTTCACCGAGATCGCCGCAGACGCCCGCCTGGCTCTCGACGAACTCCGAGGCGTACTCGGCATCCTGCAACGCGCCGACTCCGACGACCGGGCACCGCAGCCGACGCTTGGTGACATCGCGGCGTTGGTGGAACGCGCCCGCGCGGCGGGGGCCGACGTCACCCTCCACGGCGATGTCGACATCCCGATCGGCTTGGGCACCGGCTATGTCGCCTATCGCCTCGTCCAAGAGTCGCTGACCAACGCGCGTCGGCACGCGCCGGGTGCGCCCGTACGCGTCGAGGTCACCGCCGACGGCGACCTGGTCGTACGCGTCACCCACCCGCTCACCGGTTCCCCGGCTGGCACCCCGGGGCGTGGGCTCGTCGGGATGCGTGAGCGCGTCGAGGCCCTCGGCGGGCTGCTCATCGCCGGTCCGGTGGGCGACGAGTTCGTGGTCAGCGCACGGCTGCCGCTGCGCCAAAGCGCACTGGGAGACTCAGCCCGATGA
- the ispD gene encoding 2-C-methyl-D-erythritol 4-phosphate cytidylyltransferase, which produces MAEQPAGESRLPNVAVILAGGVGARIGLSTPKQLLKIAGKPILEHTLATIQAHPSVDEIIIMMTPGHLDAVRAIVNGGAYDKVTRILEGGSTRNETTLRALDALGSDEANVLFHDAVRPLVSPRIIQECFDALETYQAVDVAIPSADTIIEVDEQDQITDIPPRARLRRGQTPQAFKASVLKRAYDLGMRDPEFQATDDCTVVLRYLPAVPITVVHGDERNMKVSEPIDVYLVDKLFQLTVHDRPETHDEAGYRELLAGKTMVVFGGSYGIGGDLADLAEKHGARVFRFSRSTTNTDVARRADIVRAAETVIAEAGRVDFVVNTAGVLPRSTLVETSEESIYAATEINYLGPVFIAQTFFPHLRETQGSMLLYTSSSYTRGRSGYSLYSSAKAATVNLTQALADEWAADGVRINCVNPERTATPMRTNAFGVEPEGSLLGSEFVASSSLDVLLSSQTGHIIDLRKDDPFRAVLDEG; this is translated from the coding sequence ATGGCCGAGCAACCCGCTGGCGAGTCCCGCCTGCCCAATGTCGCCGTGATCCTCGCCGGTGGCGTCGGCGCCCGGATCGGGCTCTCCACCCCCAAGCAACTGCTCAAGATCGCAGGCAAGCCGATCCTGGAGCACACGCTGGCGACGATCCAGGCGCACCCGTCGGTCGACGAGATCATCATCATGATGACGCCGGGCCACCTCGATGCGGTGCGCGCGATCGTCAACGGCGGGGCGTACGACAAGGTCACCCGGATCCTCGAGGGTGGCTCGACTCGCAACGAGACCACGCTGCGCGCCCTGGACGCTCTGGGGTCGGACGAGGCCAACGTGCTCTTCCACGACGCCGTACGCCCGCTGGTGTCGCCGCGGATCATCCAGGAGTGCTTCGACGCCTTGGAGACCTATCAGGCGGTCGATGTCGCGATCCCGTCGGCCGACACGATCATCGAGGTGGACGAGCAGGACCAGATCACCGACATCCCTCCGCGGGCCCGGTTGCGGCGCGGCCAGACACCGCAGGCGTTCAAGGCCAGCGTGTTGAAGCGGGCGTACGACCTGGGTATGCGCGATCCCGAATTCCAAGCGACCGACGACTGCACCGTGGTCTTGCGTTATCTGCCCGCCGTGCCGATCACGGTCGTCCACGGCGACGAGCGCAACATGAAAGTGTCGGAGCCGATCGACGTCTATCTGGTCGACAAGCTCTTTCAACTCACCGTCCACGACCGTCCCGAGACCCACGACGAGGCCGGTTATCGCGAGCTGCTCGCGGGCAAGACGATGGTGGTCTTCGGCGGCAGTTATGGCATCGGCGGCGACCTGGCCGATCTGGCCGAGAAGCACGGTGCGCGGGTCTTCCGCTTCTCCCGCTCCACGACCAACACCGACGTCGCGCGGCGCGCGGACATCGTCAGGGCGGCCGAGACCGTGATCGCCGAGGCCGGCCGGGTCGATTTCGTGGTCAACACCGCAGGCGTACTGCCGCGCTCGACGCTGGTCGAGACGTCGGAGGAGTCGATCTATGCCGCCACCGAGATCAACTATCTCGGACCGGTCTTCATCGCCCAGACCTTCTTCCCGCACCTGCGCGAGACCCAGGGATCGATGCTGCTCTACACCTCGTCGTCCTACACCCGGGGACGCTCGGGCTATTCGTTGTATTCGTCGGCCAAGGCCGCAACGGTCAACCTGACGCAGGCACTGGCCGACGAGTGGGCAGCCGACGGCGTACGCATCAACTGCGTGAACCCCGAACGCACCGCGACCCCCATGCGTACGAATGCCTTCGGCGTCGAGCCGGAAGGCTCGCTGTTGGGTTCCGAATTCGTGGCCTCGTCCTCGCTGGACGTCTTGTTGTCCTCTCAGACCGGCCACATCATCGACCTGCGCAAGGACGATCCCTTCCGCGCCGTGCTCGACGAGGGCTGA
- the panC gene encoding pantoate--beta-alanine ligase — MSEFASTRAELSALLTRPGRLGFVPTMGALHEGHASLIRRARDEVGDGPVVVSIFVNPLQFGEGEDLDRYPRTLEADLALCADNGADIVFAPSVDEVYPGGEPQVTVEPGPVAEILEGESRPGHFRGVLTVVAKLFGLVQPDVAVFGQKDYQQLALIRRMTQDLCLAGRSGPIQIVGAETMREDDGLAMSSRNRYLDAEQRQVAVTLSRALKAAQARAPYGLPAARWAAMAVLQAEPRLELDYLALRATDLSELPDYLDQPTVGRILVAAKVGSTRLIDNMALHFGS, encoded by the coding sequence GTGTCGGAGTTCGCGTCCACCCGGGCTGAGCTCTCGGCGCTGCTGACCCGTCCCGGGCGTCTCGGTTTCGTCCCCACCATGGGCGCCCTCCACGAGGGCCACGCCAGCCTGATCCGACGCGCACGTGACGAGGTCGGCGATGGTCCGGTGGTGGTCTCGATCTTCGTCAATCCGCTCCAGTTCGGCGAGGGCGAAGACCTCGATCGCTACCCGCGTACGCTCGAGGCCGACCTGGCCCTGTGCGCCGACAACGGCGCCGACATCGTCTTCGCACCGAGTGTCGACGAGGTCTATCCCGGCGGCGAACCCCAGGTCACCGTCGAGCCCGGCCCCGTCGCCGAGATCTTGGAAGGGGAGTCGCGGCCTGGTCACTTCCGCGGCGTGCTGACCGTCGTCGCCAAGTTGTTCGGCCTGGTCCAGCCCGACGTGGCGGTCTTCGGCCAGAAGGACTACCAACAACTTGCGCTGATCCGTCGGATGACCCAAGACCTGTGCCTGGCCGGTCGCAGCGGCCCGATCCAGATCGTGGGTGCCGAGACCATGCGCGAGGACGACGGTCTCGCGATGAGCAGCCGCAACCGTTATCTGGACGCCGAGCAGCGTCAGGTCGCGGTCACGTTGTCGCGCGCGCTCAAGGCCGCGCAGGCGCGGGCGCCGTACGGTCTGCCTGCCGCCCGCTGGGCAGCCATGGCCGTGCTTCAAGCCGAGCCCCGTCTCGAACTGGACTACCTCGCGCTGCGTGCCACCGACCTGTCGGAACTGCCCGACTACCTCGACCAGCCCACCGTGGGCAGGATCCTGGTCGCAGCCAAGGTCGGCTCCACCCGGTTGATCGACAACATGGCGCTGCACTTCGGCAGCTGA